A genomic segment from Sulfuritalea hydrogenivorans sk43H encodes:
- a CDS encoding zinc-dependent alcohol dehydrogenase family protein, which produces MQIRAAVLSQMEQPRPYAQTRPIAIETVNLAGPGPNEVLVRITAAGLCHSDLSIVNGDRPRPMPMALGHEAAGIVEETGPGVTDLKRGDSVALVFVPSCGHCLPCLEGRPALCEPGAAANTAGTMVGGHRHLSRVDGTPLNHQVGVSCFAEYAVCNRGSLVKVAPDLPPDVAAIFGCAVLTGVGAAINSAQVRLGQTVAVIGLGGVGLSAVLGALAAGAREVIAIDTLPAKLETALALGATRAFRADDPDLVAQVKAATRGGVDVAIEAASAVAALDLAYRMTRRGGTTITCSLPPPSHTFNVPAVNLVAEERTLKGSYLGSAVPARDIPHYIDLFKAGRLPVDKLITHRLKLDQINEGFDRLAAGEAVRQVILFD; this is translated from the coding sequence ATGCAAATCCGCGCCGCCGTCCTCAGCCAGATGGAGCAACCGCGCCCCTATGCGCAGACCCGCCCGATCGCCATCGAGACCGTCAATCTCGCCGGGCCGGGTCCGAACGAAGTGCTGGTGCGGATCACGGCTGCCGGCCTGTGCCACTCCGACCTGTCCATCGTCAACGGTGACCGGCCGCGGCCGATGCCGATGGCACTGGGCCACGAAGCCGCCGGCATCGTCGAGGAAACCGGCCCCGGCGTGACGGATCTCAAGCGCGGCGACAGCGTGGCGCTGGTCTTCGTGCCCAGTTGCGGCCACTGCCTACCCTGCCTCGAAGGCCGCCCCGCCCTGTGCGAGCCGGGCGCCGCCGCCAACACCGCCGGCACCATGGTCGGCGGCCACCGCCATCTGTCGCGCGTCGACGGCACGCCGCTCAACCATCAGGTCGGCGTTTCCTGCTTCGCCGAATATGCCGTGTGCAATCGCGGCTCGCTGGTCAAGGTCGCCCCCGACCTGCCGCCCGATGTCGCGGCGATCTTCGGCTGTGCCGTGTTGACCGGCGTCGGCGCGGCGATCAACTCGGCGCAGGTCAGGCTCGGGCAGACCGTGGCGGTGATCGGCCTCGGTGGCGTCGGCCTCTCCGCCGTGCTCGGCGCGCTCGCTGCCGGCGCCCGCGAAGTGATCGCCATCGATACCCTGCCGGCGAAACTCGAAACCGCATTGGCGCTCGGTGCGACGCGAGCCTTCCGTGCCGACGATCCCGACCTCGTGGCGCAGGTCAAGGCCGCAACCCGGGGTGGCGTCGATGTCGCCATCGAGGCGGCGAGCGCGGTGGCGGCGCTCGACCTCGCCTACAGGATGACCCGGCGCGGCGGCACCACCATCACCTGCAGCCTGCCGCCGCCGTCGCATACGTTCAACGTGCCGGCCGTGAATCTGGTCGCCGAAGAACGCACGCTGAAAGGCAGCTACCTCGGCTCGGCGGTGCCGGCGCGCGACATTCCGCATTACATCGACTTGTTCAAGGCCGGCCGGCTGCCGGTGGACAAGCTGATCACGCACCGTTTGAAGCTCGACCAGATCAACGAAGGCTTCGATCGCCTCGCCGCCGGAGAGGCCGTGCGCCAAGTGATTTTGTTTGACTGA
- a CDS encoding C40 family peptidase — translation MANPRYSLAALLASSTLVLGACGVLPYGTQSPAPVVSSRAGAEAQGVGAGDTANINDKANDVVLFALGLIETGYRFGGKNPEAGLDCSGMVSYVYQKSADMRLAGSAADLARQGKPVPPDRLRPGDLVFFNTRNKAYSHVGIYIGDDRFVHAPNSRGKVRTESLRNGWFAARFEEGRTYFD, via the coding sequence ATGGCAAATCCCCGCTATTCGCTTGCCGCACTGCTTGCCAGTTCGACGCTGGTGCTCGGCGCCTGCGGCGTCCTGCCCTACGGCACGCAGTCGCCGGCGCCGGTGGTTTCGTCGCGAGCCGGCGCAGAGGCGCAGGGAGTCGGCGCTGGCGACACGGCGAATATCAACGACAAGGCCAACGACGTCGTGCTGTTCGCGCTGGGGCTGATCGAAACCGGCTACCGTTTCGGCGGCAAGAACCCGGAAGCCGGGCTGGATTGCAGCGGCATGGTCAGCTACGTCTACCAGAAGTCGGCCGACATGCGCTTGGCCGGCTCGGCAGCCGATCTCGCCCGACAGGGCAAGCCGGTACCGCCGGATCGACTGCGTCCCGGCGACCTGGTCTTCTTCAACACGCGCAACAAGGCCTATTCGCACGTCGGCATCTACATCGGCGACGACCGCTTCGTGCATGCGCCGAACAGCCGCGGCAAGGTGCGCACCGAGAGCCTGAGGAACGGCTGGTTTGCGGCGCGCTTTGAGGAAGGCCGCACCTATTTCGACTGA
- a CDS encoding SagB/ThcOx family dehydrogenase yields MNTLTKLALGMMGAMRPKPATGDSATSISLPPPERHGGLPLMEALARRRSSRDFARDPLPLPMLSNLLWAACGMNRAEGGRTAPSALNAQEIDVYVALPSGAYRYEATAHELHLVAASDLRSVTGYQDFVDEAPLDLVYVADHRRMGMVPVAQRESYASTAAGAIAQNVYLFAASTDLATVIRAWIDRAAIADALGLSHDQQVLLAQTVGYTKPAA; encoded by the coding sequence ATGAACACCTTGACCAAACTTGCGCTCGGCATGATGGGGGCCATGCGGCCGAAGCCCGCCACGGGCGATTCGGCGACGTCGATCTCACTGCCGCCGCCGGAACGGCATGGCGGGCTGCCCTTGATGGAAGCGCTGGCCCGGCGTCGCTCGTCGCGCGATTTTGCGCGCGACCCCTTGCCGTTGCCGATGCTGTCGAACCTGCTCTGGGCCGCCTGCGGAATGAACCGGGCCGAAGGCGGGCGCACCGCACCTTCGGCCTTGAATGCCCAGGAAATCGATGTGTACGTCGCCTTGCCGTCGGGCGCCTATCGCTATGAAGCCACGGCCCATGAATTGCATCTGGTGGCCGCGAGCGACCTGCGAAGCGTCACGGGCTACCAGGATTTCGTCGATGAGGCGCCGCTGGACCTGGTGTATGTGGCCGATCACCGGCGGATGGGCATGGTGCCGGTGGCGCAGCGCGAGTCCTATGCCTCAACCGCGGCCGGCGCGATTGCGCAGAACGTGTACCTGTTTGCCGCCAGTACCGACTTGGCTACGGTAATCCGCGCCTGGATCGATCGCGCGGCGATTGCGGATGCGCTCGGTCTGTCACACGACCAGCAGGTCCTGCTGGCCCAGACCGTCGGCTATACGAAGCCGGCGGCTTAG
- a CDS encoding TetR/AcrR family transcriptional regulator, whose amino-acid sequence MAASKSKAVATTEEPNRRGDIVRAAGQLFHEKGYSATTIRDIANAVGMRSGSPFYHFKTKHDMLRAVVLEGLDAIGDAVARAAQTGKSPRATFEAMLRAHLGQLLEAEGRNFAATLLHESRHLDPEVLAELVVRKDRYEAMWQKVLKDLKGAGLIADDSPVARLFLLGAMNWTVQWYRPEGSRNIDQLARQLADFVIGKPRRA is encoded by the coding sequence ATGGCCGCTTCGAAAAGTAAGGCCGTCGCCACGACGGAGGAACCCAACCGCCGCGGCGACATCGTGCGCGCCGCCGGGCAGCTGTTCCACGAAAAAGGCTATTCGGCCACCACCATCCGCGACATCGCCAATGCTGTCGGCATGCGTTCGGGTTCGCCCTTCTACCACTTCAAGACCAAGCACGACATGCTGCGCGCGGTCGTGCTGGAAGGCCTGGATGCGATCGGCGATGCGGTGGCGCGCGCCGCCCAAACCGGCAAATCGCCGCGCGCCACGTTCGAGGCCATGCTGCGCGCCCACCTGGGCCAGTTGCTGGAAGCGGAAGGGCGCAACTTCGCCGCCACGCTGCTGCATGAAAGCCGCCACCTCGATCCCGAGGTGCTGGCCGAACTGGTGGTGCGCAAGGATCGCTACGAAGCCATGTGGCAGAAGGTCCTGAAGGACCTGAAGGGTGCCGGCCTGATCGCCGACGACAGCCCCGTGGCGCGGCTGTTCCTGCTGGGAGCGATGAACTGGACGGTGCAGTGGTATCGCCCGGAGGGCTCGCGCAACATCGACCAGCTGGCGCGCCAGCTGGCGGATTTCGTGATCGGCAAGCCGCGCCGCGCGTAG
- a CDS encoding crotonase/enoyl-CoA hydratase family protein — protein MTIHIQRNGAVTTVIIDRPAARNAIDRATAEALADAFRAFDADPDASVAVLCGAQGHFCAGADLKSFVANPDEWQLSEEGDAPLGPTRMLLSKPVIAAVSGYAVAGGLELALWCDLRVVEQSATFGVFCRRWGVPLIDGGTIRLSRLIGHSRALDLILTGRPVGADEALAMGLANRVVADGTARAAAEALAAQIAAFPQTCMRQDRLSSYEQWGLPLQEALRNECRHGRISLASGDARSGADKFREGEGRHGRFEK, from the coding sequence ATGACAATTCACATCCAGCGAAACGGCGCGGTAACCACGGTCATCATCGACCGCCCCGCCGCGCGCAATGCAATCGACCGCGCCACGGCGGAAGCGCTGGCCGATGCCTTCCGCGCCTTCGATGCCGATCCCGATGCCTCCGTCGCGGTGCTGTGCGGCGCGCAAGGCCACTTCTGCGCCGGCGCCGACTTGAAATCCTTTGTCGCCAACCCCGATGAATGGCAGCTCAGCGAGGAGGGCGATGCGCCGCTGGGCCCGACCCGGATGCTGCTGAGCAAACCCGTGATCGCTGCCGTCTCGGGCTACGCAGTTGCCGGCGGCCTGGAGCTCGCGCTCTGGTGCGACCTGCGCGTGGTCGAACAATCGGCAACTTTCGGCGTCTTCTGCCGGCGCTGGGGCGTGCCGCTGATCGACGGCGGCACGATCCGGCTCTCGCGCCTGATCGGCCATTCGCGCGCGCTCGACCTGATCCTCACCGGCCGGCCGGTCGGCGCCGACGAGGCGCTGGCCATGGGCCTCGCCAATCGCGTGGTGGCGGACGGCACGGCGCGCGCCGCGGCGGAAGCCCTGGCCGCGCAGATCGCCGCCTTTCCGCAGACCTGCATGCGCCAGGACCGGCTTTCCAGCTACGAGCAATGGGGCCTGCCGCTGCAGGAAGCGCTGCGGAACGAATGCCGCCATGGCCGCATTTCGCTCGCCAGCGGCGATGCGCGATCCGGCGCCGACAAATTCCGCGAAGGCGAGGGACGCCATGGCCGCTTCGAAAAGTAA
- a CDS encoding transglutaminase-like domain-containing protein yields MTAINPAWLAATEFIDHEHPAIREFVAATVGAGDTPKEQALCLYYAVRDGIRYDPYSASMQREALRASTTLEKGVGYCVNKALAYAACLRAVGIPARPGFADVKNHLSTEKLARLVGTDIYAWHGYVSLWLDGKWVKATPAFNIEMCRRFGVLPLDFDGEHDSQMHPYNSANQRHMEYVKQRGEFDDLPYDELVADMVRMYPQLVAVSEGKTGDFDHESVLRPT; encoded by the coding sequence ATGACGGCGATCAATCCCGCCTGGCTGGCTGCCACCGAATTCATCGATCACGAGCATCCCGCGATCCGCGAGTTCGTTGCCGCAACAGTCGGCGCTGGTGACACGCCGAAAGAGCAGGCCTTGTGCCTTTACTACGCGGTGCGCGACGGCATCCGCTACGACCCCTACAGCGCCAGCATGCAACGGGAAGCGCTGCGCGCCAGTACCACGCTGGAAAAGGGCGTCGGCTATTGCGTGAACAAGGCACTGGCGTATGCCGCCTGCCTGCGCGCGGTCGGCATCCCGGCGCGGCCCGGCTTTGCCGACGTGAAGAACCACCTCTCCACCGAAAAGCTGGCGCGCCTGGTCGGCACCGACATCTACGCCTGGCACGGCTATGTCAGCCTGTGGCTCGACGGCAAATGGGTCAAGGCAACGCCGGCCTTCAACATCGAAATGTGCCGGCGTTTCGGCGTGCTGCCACTGGATTTCGACGGCGAGCACGACTCGCAGATGCACCCCTACAACTCGGCCAACCAGCGCCACATGGAATACGTCAAGCAGCGCGGCGAGTTCGACGACCTGCCCTACGACGAACTGGTGGCCGACATGGTGCGCATGTACCCCCAGCTGGTCGCCGTCAGCGAAGGGAAGACCGGCGACTTCGACCATGAATCGGTGCTGAGGCCGACGTGA
- a CDS encoding isovaleryl-CoA dehydrogenase — protein MIPTPPILSVTHEVLNQAHALENYNAYLNNVPLQEAVAQQGAGWAQDWLIARGAETGSAEWIEHGRLANANPPQLRLFDRYGNRRDEVEFHPSWHECLGWLKRHGCDTGPWADPKPGAHVARAAAYVMFAEIEDGSLCPTTMTYGAVPVLKHVPEIARDWMPKLLSRDYDKRFIPAAQKTGVLIGMGLTEKQGGSDVRANTTRAERMDDGSWRITGHKWFLSAPMCDAFLVTAQSPKGLSCFFVPRWTPDGRLNELRIQRFKEKMGDRSNAGTEAEFWGSQGWLVGEEGRGIPTVLEMGVYTRLDCAIGSTGIMRGALSQAMHHVGLRSAFGKLLRDQPLMINTLADLALETEAATALSMRLARAFDAQEDESENLLRRLLTPVAKFWICKRCPAMVAEAMEVHGGNGYVDEGPMPRLFKQSPLNSIWEGSGNVMCLDTLRAMGRHPKSVDVLAAEIAPALGKNRAFDAFAAKLKDGLANPQDIETRGRELTQGIALAMQGALLLRHAPAPVSEAFCASRLAPNHWGAAFGTLAATTDFRTLLDRAWPGQT, from the coding sequence ATGATCCCGACCCCGCCGATACTCAGTGTTACGCATGAAGTCCTCAACCAGGCCCATGCGCTGGAGAACTACAACGCCTATCTCAACAACGTCCCGCTGCAGGAAGCCGTGGCGCAGCAAGGCGCCGGCTGGGCGCAGGACTGGTTGATCGCGCGCGGCGCCGAAACCGGCAGCGCGGAATGGATCGAGCATGGCCGTCTGGCCAACGCCAATCCGCCGCAACTGCGGCTGTTCGACCGCTACGGCAACCGGCGCGACGAAGTCGAGTTCCATCCGTCCTGGCACGAATGCCTGGGCTGGCTCAAGCGCCACGGCTGCGACACCGGGCCCTGGGCCGATCCGAAACCGGGCGCGCATGTCGCGCGCGCAGCGGCCTACGTCATGTTCGCCGAAATCGAGGACGGCTCGCTGTGCCCGACCACCATGACCTACGGCGCGGTGCCGGTGCTCAAACATGTGCCGGAGATCGCCCGCGACTGGATGCCGAAACTGCTCTCGCGCGACTACGACAAGCGCTTCATTCCGGCGGCGCAGAAGACCGGCGTGCTGATCGGCATGGGCCTCACCGAAAAGCAGGGCGGTTCAGACGTGCGCGCCAACACCACACGCGCCGAGCGTATGGACGACGGCTCCTGGCGCATCACCGGCCACAAATGGTTTCTCTCGGCGCCGATGTGCGACGCCTTCCTCGTCACGGCGCAATCGCCCAAGGGCCTGTCGTGCTTCTTCGTGCCGCGCTGGACGCCCGATGGGCGCCTCAACGAACTGCGCATCCAGCGCTTCAAGGAAAAGATGGGCGACCGCTCGAACGCCGGCACCGAGGCCGAGTTCTGGGGCTCGCAGGGCTGGCTGGTGGGCGAGGAAGGACGCGGCATTCCGACCGTGCTGGAAATGGGCGTGTATACGCGGCTGGATTGCGCGATCGGCAGCACCGGCATCATGCGCGGCGCGCTGTCGCAGGCGATGCACCATGTCGGCCTGCGCTCGGCCTTCGGCAAGCTGCTGCGCGACCAGCCGCTGATGATAAACACGCTGGCCGACCTGGCGCTGGAAACCGAGGCGGCCACCGCCTTGTCGATGCGCCTGGCGCGCGCCTTCGACGCGCAGGAGGATGAGTCGGAAAACCTGTTGCGCCGCCTGCTGACGCCGGTGGCCAAGTTCTGGATCTGCAAGCGCTGCCCGGCCATGGTGGCCGAGGCGATGGAGGTGCACGGCGGCAACGGCTACGTCGATGAAGGCCCGATGCCGCGCCTGTTCAAGCAGAGTCCGCTCAACTCCATCTGGGAAGGCTCGGGCAACGTCATGTGCCTCGACACGCTGCGCGCCATGGGGCGCCATCCGAAGAGCGTCGACGTGCTGGCGGCCGAGATCGCGCCGGCACTGGGAAAGAACCGCGCCTTCGACGCCTTCGCCGCGAAGCTGAAGGACGGCCTGGCCAACCCGCAGGACATCGAAACCCGCGGCCGCGAACTGACGCAGGGCATCGCGCTGGCGATGCAGGGCGCGCTGCTGCTGCGCCACGCGCCGGCTCCGGTGAGCGAGGCCTTCTGTGCCTCGCGCCTGGCGCCCAATCATTGGGGCGCGGCCTTCGGCACGCTGGCGGCAACGACGGATTTCAGGACGCTGCTCGATCGCGCCTGGCCGGGTCAAACCTGA
- a CDS encoding acyl-CoA dehydrogenase family protein, translating into MATLLIEDGDPVMMSIPRTLFEEDHEAFRDTVRRFMEQEVAPHHARWEEQSHVDRDIWNKAGAAGLLCATMPEEYGGVGVDKRFSVIVMEEAARINATGLGWGLHSEIVAPYLLHYGSEHLKQKYLPKMASGEMVGAIAMTEPAAGSDLQGVRTTAVKDGDHYIVNGSKIFITNGYLCDLVIVVAKTDPAKGAKGTSLLVVDTSMPGFTKAKPLHKAGMKAQDTCELFFDNVRVPAENLLGEEGNGFVYLMQELPWERLQIAVIAMASAEAAIDWTVAYTRERKAFGQEIMKFQNTRFKLAELKTEVQIGRVFVDRCVELLLNNKLDPATASMAKYWCTDLQFKVMDECVQLHGGYGYMWEYPITRAWADARVQRIYGGTNEIMKELISRSL; encoded by the coding sequence ATGGCCACCCTTCTGATCGAAGACGGAGACCCAGTCATGATGTCGATTCCGCGTACCCTGTTTGAAGAAGATCATGAAGCGTTTCGCGACACCGTGCGCCGCTTCATGGAGCAGGAAGTCGCCCCCCACCATGCGCGCTGGGAGGAACAATCGCATGTCGATCGCGACATCTGGAACAAGGCGGGCGCCGCCGGCCTGCTCTGCGCGACCATGCCCGAGGAATATGGCGGCGTCGGCGTGGACAAGCGCTTCTCGGTCATCGTCATGGAGGAAGCCGCGCGCATCAACGCCACGGGCCTCGGCTGGGGTTTGCATTCGGAAATCGTCGCGCCCTACCTGTTGCATTACGGCAGCGAGCACCTGAAGCAGAAATACCTGCCGAAGATGGCCAGCGGCGAAATGGTCGGCGCCATCGCCATGACCGAGCCGGCCGCCGGTTCCGACCTGCAGGGCGTGCGTACCACGGCAGTGAAGGACGGCGACCACTACATCGTCAACGGCTCGAAGATCTTCATCACCAACGGTTACCTCTGCGACCTCGTCATCGTCGTCGCCAAGACCGATCCGGCCAAGGGCGCCAAGGGCACCAGCCTCTTGGTGGTCGATACCTCGATGCCCGGTTTCACCAAGGCCAAACCCCTGCACAAGGCCGGGATGAAGGCACAGGACACCTGCGAGCTGTTCTTCGACAACGTGCGCGTGCCGGCGGAAAACCTGCTTGGCGAAGAGGGCAACGGCTTCGTCTACCTGATGCAGGAACTGCCCTGGGAGCGGCTGCAGATCGCCGTGATCGCGATGGCCTCGGCCGAGGCGGCGATCGACTGGACCGTGGCCTACACCCGCGAGCGCAAGGCCTTCGGCCAGGAGATCATGAAGTTCCAGAACACCCGCTTCAAGCTGGCCGAGCTCAAGACCGAGGTGCAGATCGGCCGCGTCTTCGTCGATCGCTGCGTCGAACTGCTGCTGAACAACAAGCTCGACCCGGCAACCGCCTCGATGGCCAAGTACTGGTGCACCGATTTGCAGTTCAAGGTGATGGACGAATGCGTGCAACTGCACGGCGGCTACGGCTACATGTGGGAATATCCGATCACCCGCGCCTGGGCCGACGCCCGCGTGCAGCGCATCTACGGCGGCACCAATGAAATCATGAAAGAACTCATCAGCAGGAGCCTGTAA
- a CDS encoding acetyl-CoA C-acetyltransferase, whose amino-acid sequence MTEAFIFDAVRTPRGKGKQGGALNQATPIYLAATALRALRDRNALDTSKVDDVVLGCVEPVGEQGADIARVAALYADYATSAPGVTVSRFCASGLEACNQAAAQIMSGQADLVVGGGVESMSRVPMFSSGGAWPIDPQVAAKTAFVPQGISADLIATKWGFSRADVDSYALESQRRAKAAWDAGHFKKSIVPVKDINGLNMLDRDEYMRPETTLESLASLKPAFQEQGENYGFNSVMLQRYPEVERINHVHHAGNSSGIVDGAAAVLFGTKEMGAALGLKPRARIRSFASIGSEPSIMLTGPSYAAEKALKRAGMKVGDIDLFELNEAFAAVVLRFMQVLDVSHDRMNVNGGAIAMGHPLGATGAMILGTLLDELERRDLSTGLATLCVGAGMGTATIIERV is encoded by the coding sequence ATGACCGAAGCCTTCATTTTCGACGCCGTGCGCACGCCGCGCGGCAAGGGCAAGCAGGGCGGCGCGCTGAACCAGGCGACGCCGATCTATCTGGCCGCCACCGCCTTGCGCGCGCTGCGCGACCGCAACGCGCTGGACACCTCGAAGGTCGACGACGTGGTGCTCGGGTGCGTCGAGCCGGTGGGCGAGCAGGGTGCCGACATCGCCCGCGTCGCCGCCTTGTATGCCGACTACGCCACCAGCGCGCCGGGCGTCACCGTCAGCCGCTTCTGCGCCTCGGGGCTGGAGGCCTGCAACCAGGCCGCGGCGCAGATCATGTCCGGCCAGGCCGACCTCGTCGTCGGTGGTGGCGTCGAGTCGATGTCGCGCGTGCCGATGTTCTCCTCCGGCGGCGCCTGGCCCATCGATCCACAGGTGGCGGCGAAGACCGCCTTCGTGCCGCAGGGCATTTCGGCCGACCTGATCGCGACCAAATGGGGCTTTTCGCGCGCCGACGTCGACAGCTATGCCCTCGAATCGCAGCGCCGCGCCAAGGCCGCCTGGGATGCGGGTCACTTCAAAAAGTCCATCGTGCCGGTGAAGGACATCAACGGCCTCAACATGCTCGACCGCGACGAATACATGCGGCCGGAAACCACCCTGGAATCGCTGGCCTCCCTGAAGCCGGCGTTCCAGGAACAGGGTGAAAACTACGGCTTCAACAGCGTGATGCTGCAGCGCTACCCGGAAGTTGAGCGCATCAACCATGTGCATCACGCCGGCAACAGTTCGGGCATCGTCGATGGCGCGGCGGCGGTGCTGTTCGGCACCAAGGAAATGGGCGCGGCGCTGGGCTTGAAGCCGCGCGCGCGGATACGCTCCTTCGCCTCGATCGGCTCCGAGCCGTCGATCATGCTGACCGGCCCTTCGTATGCCGCGGAAAAGGCGCTCAAGCGCGCCGGCATGAAGGTGGGCGACATCGACCTGTTCGAACTCAACGAAGCCTTCGCCGCGGTGGTGCTGCGCTTCATGCAGGTGCTCGACGTCTCGCACGACAGGATGAACGTCAATGGCGGCGCGATCGCCATGGGCCATCCGCTGGGCGCCACCGGCGCCATGATCCTCGGCACCCTGCTCGACGAGCTGGAACGCCGCGATCTTTCCACCGGCCTCGCCACGCTCTGCGTCGGCGCCGGCATGGGTACGGCAACCATCATCGAGCGAGTCTGA
- a CDS encoding 3-hydroxyacyl-CoA dehydrogenase NAD-binding domain-containing protein has translation MLNYTVDAEGIATVEFDYPEKSQNILNAKSMGAYADAMQKALADPAVKGIVVASAKKDFIAGGDLAELGAATDAAAFHASISAWHKLMRAIELGGKPVAAALNGTTLGGGMEVALGCHYRVAADNPKARFGFPEVTLGLLPGAGGTQRLPRLAGMMAAAPLLMEGKRIKAAEAQKIGMIHAVVTVGAERTAARQWVADTLAAGTKPLQPWDMKGAKIPGGGPNTPNGMQMLMAANAMLREKTCDNYPAPKHILSCVYEGLSTNIDTGLAIEARYFTNLVMSPVSKNMIRSLFFGMQEANKLASRPAGVPTQKYSKIGMLGAGMMGAGIAMSTATAGMAIVLLDTTQEAAEKGKDYARKQWSKQVAKGRMTADAMEALLARIHPTADYADLKSCELVIEAVFEKREIKADVTKKAEAVLLADPAPDAIFASNTSTLPITGLAEASARPANFIGLHFFSPAEKMPLVEIIVGKATSDATLARSMDYVRAIGKTPIVVNDSRGFYTSRVFGTYVSEGMALLEEGVPPALIDKAGLIAGMPVGPLALADEVSIELVHKIAQQTRADLGSAYVERAADRVAAKMVADLGRLGRKSGAGFYDYPADGPKHLWSGLAQHFPVRVGADGTAALTLEQIVERLILVQSVETVRCLEEKVLRAPIDADVGAILGWGYPPFRGGPIGWLHTLGSAKSVAALDRLAEQNGPRFTPPKLLRDMAARGENFYPA, from the coding sequence ATGCTGAATTACACCGTAGATGCAGAAGGCATCGCCACCGTCGAATTCGATTACCCGGAAAAGTCGCAGAACATCCTCAACGCCAAGTCGATGGGCGCCTATGCCGACGCCATGCAGAAGGCGCTGGCCGATCCGGCCGTGAAGGGTATCGTCGTCGCCTCGGCGAAGAAGGACTTCATCGCCGGCGGCGATCTTGCCGAACTCGGTGCGGCGACCGACGCCGCGGCCTTCCATGCCAGCATCAGCGCCTGGCACAAGCTGATGCGCGCCATCGAACTCGGCGGCAAGCCCGTCGCGGCGGCGCTGAACGGCACCACGCTGGGCGGCGGCATGGAAGTCGCGCTCGGCTGCCATTACCGCGTCGCGGCCGACAATCCGAAGGCGCGTTTCGGCTTCCCCGAAGTCACGCTGGGCCTCTTGCCCGGCGCCGGCGGCACGCAGCGCCTGCCGCGCCTGGCCGGCATGATGGCGGCCGCGCCCCTGCTCATGGAAGGCAAGCGCATCAAGGCGGCCGAGGCGCAGAAGATCGGCATGATCCACGCCGTGGTGACAGTCGGCGCTGAGCGCACGGCGGCACGGCAGTGGGTGGCGGACACCCTGGCGGCCGGCACCAAGCCGCTGCAGCCCTGGGACATGAAGGGTGCCAAGATTCCCGGCGGCGGACCGAATACGCCCAACGGCATGCAGATGCTGATGGCGGCCAACGCCATGCTGCGCGAGAAGACCTGCGACAACTATCCGGCGCCCAAGCACATTCTTTCCTGCGTCTATGAGGGACTGTCGACCAACATCGACACCGGCCTCGCCATCGAGGCGCGCTACTTCACCAACCTGGTGATGTCGCCGGTCTCGAAGAACATGATCCGCAGCCTGTTCTTCGGCATGCAGGAAGCCAACAAGCTGGCTTCGCGGCCGGCCGGTGTGCCGACCCAAAAGTATTCGAAGATCGGCATGCTCGGCGCCGGCATGATGGGTGCCGGCATCGCGATGTCGACCGCGACGGCCGGCATGGCCATCGTGCTGCTCGACACCACGCAGGAGGCGGCAGAGAAGGGCAAGGACTACGCGCGCAAGCAGTGGAGCAAGCAGGTGGCGAAGGGCCGCATGACGGCCGACGCCATGGAGGCGCTGCTGGCCCGCATCCATCCCACCGCAGACTACGCCGATCTCAAGAGCTGCGAACTGGTCATCGAAGCCGTGTTCGAGAAGCGCGAGATCAAGGCCGACGTGACGAAGAAGGCCGAGGCCGTGCTTTTGGCAGACCCGGCGCCGGATGCGATCTTCGCCTCCAACACCTCGACCCTGCCGATCACCGGCCTGGCCGAAGCCAGCGCACGCCCGGCCAACTTCATCGGCCTGCATTTCTTCTCGCCCGCCGAAAAGATGCCGCTGGTGGAAATCATCGTCGGCAAGGCCACCAGCGACGCGACCCTGGCGCGCTCGATGGACTACGTGCGCGCCATCGGCAAGACGCCGATCGTGGTCAATGATTCGCGCGGCTTCTACACCAGCCGCGTGTTCGGCACCTATGTTTCGGAAGGCATGGCACTGCTCGAGGAAGGCGTGCCGCCGGCGCTGATCGACAAGGCCGGCCTGATCGCCGGCATGCCGGTCGGCCCGCTGGCGCTGGCCGACGAGGTCTCGATCGAACTGGTGCACAAGATCGCGCAGCAGACGCGAGCCGACCTCGGCAGCGCCTATGTCGAACGCGCCGCCGATCGCGTCGCGGCGAAGATGGTGGCCGACCTCGGTCGGCTCGGCCGCAAATCGGGCGCCGGCTTCTACGACTACCCGGCCGACGGGCCGAAGCATCTGTGGTCCGGACTGGCTCAGCACTTCCCTGTAAGAGTCGGCGCCGACGGCACGGCGGCATTGACGCTGGAACAAATCGTCGAGCGCCTGATCCTGGTGCAGTCGGTGGAAACCGTGCGCTGCCTGGAAGAAAAGGTGCTACGCGCGCCGATCGACGCCGACGTTGGCGCGATTCTCGGCTGGGGCTACCCGCCCTTCCGCGGCGGTCCGATCGGCTGGCTGCACACGCTCGGCTCGGCAAAATCCGTGGCCGCGCTGGACCGCTTGGCGGAACAAAACGGCCCGCGTTTCACGCCGCCGAAATTGTTGCGCGACATGGCCGCAAGGGGTGAAAACTTCTACCCGGCTTGA